One stretch of Segatella copri DNA includes these proteins:
- the rplE gene encoding 50S ribosomal protein L5: protein MDTAQLKKVYKETIAPALQKQFNYSSAMEIPVLKKIVINQGLGDATQDKKIVDVAINEITAITGQKAVATYSKKDIANFKLRKKMPIGVMVTLRRERMYEFLEKLVRVSLPRIRDFKGIESKFDGRGNYTLGITEQIIFPEINIDEIDRIQGMNITFVTTAKTDEEGFALLKAFGLPFKNANKD, encoded by the coding sequence ATGGATACAGCACAGTTAAAGAAAGTATATAAGGAGACAATCGCTCCTGCTCTTCAGAAGCAGTTCAACTACTCTTCAGCTATGGAGATTCCAGTATTGAAGAAGATTGTCATCAATCAGGGTCTTGGTGATGCTACTCAGGACAAGAAAATTGTTGATGTAGCAATCAATGAGATTACTGCTATCACCGGTCAGAAGGCTGTTGCTACATATTCTAAAAAGGATATTGCAAACTTCAAGCTTCGTAAGAAGATGCCTATCGGTGTTATGGTAACATTGCGTCGTGAGCGTATGTACGAGTTCTTGGAGAAGCTCGTTCGTGTTTCTCTTCCTCGTATTCGCGACTTCAAGGGTATTGAGAGCAAGTTTGATGGTCGTGGTAACTATACATTAGGTATCACAGAGCAGATTATCTTCCCTGAGATTAATATCGATGAGATTGATCGTATTCAGGGTATGAATATTACCTTCGTAACAACAGCTAAGACTGATGAAGAAGGTTTTGCTCTTTTGAAGGCTTTTGGTCTTCCATTCAAGAACGCAAATAAAGATTAA